A stretch of DNA from Nitrosophilus labii:
TAAAAAGTTCCGAATACTCACCTTTAATTGTAGTGATAGAGCGAAGTATCGCTTTATCAAGTTCGTTAAAGTTAAACACTTCAGAATTTATCAACATATTTATAGATGTTTCGGTTTGTTTCATAAACCATTTCCAAGAGGAGTTATTTACGATTACCGTTCCAGCCTTACTTAGACCGCCTGTTTTCGGATTATAGATGTCGTCAAATCCTTGTGTCGCAAGAATGATTGAGCCATCATATTTACGAGCACGGCGATATGCTTGCTCAATGAAATCATCCATTCTCGGATTTTTACCAAGGAAACGGTGTGCTTCATCAAGTATTATTTGTATTCTATTTTGCCTTCCTGTATTAAGATACATCATTTGATTTATATGATATATCAAAAGCATAATTATTGGGTCTCGAATATCAGGGTGATTTTCAATTCCTTTAAATTCAACAACAATAAACTCTTTTTTTATGTTAAATTGGTTTTTGCCTTCAAGAAATTTTGAATATATACCACCACGGCAATACTGGCCAAGCTGGTCTCCAAAGTCTTGAAACCTTTGATCTTCAATCTGTTTGATTCTATCTCTTATATGTGTTACTTCCATTCTATTGCCAATTTCACTATAAAGAGTTTTGATAATATCCTGCAATTTGGTTTTTATGAGTTTCTCATCTTCCAATGCCCGCTGTTCACTTTTAGAACTACCAAGCATATATACAAAGTCAGAAAGGTAAGCAAGATCTTCCATTAACTCTTCAAAAGAGTTGATTTCGCTAAAAGGGTTGAAGCTGATTGGTTTTTGCGGATCAAGGAAAATATACTGGCCATCTATGGTTTCGCATAATTTTAAAAATGAATTATCATAATCGAGGACAAAGACCCGGTCTCCTCTCGCATAAGAGTTAAATCCAAGCATGTTAAGCAATACAGATTTACCGGCACCAGAGGTTGCAACAAGATAAGCGTTAAAGTTGATATTTGATTTAAAAAGGTCAAAGCCAGCAATTTGTGCTCTTCTTGATATCAACATTAGATTCGGGGTATTCCCTTTATAATCAGCCTCAAGGGGAATAAACTGTGCAACTTGATCCGGAAACATAGTTCTATATTTTCCAGTTGTTTTAAAAAGATACTCTTTATTGATACCCATTGGCAGAGCTGCTATAAAATTCAGATGATGTATACCAAGAGCTTCATCCAAAGACAAAGCTTTTGTTTCTCCCCCTTTATTCCAATAGCTCATTATAACTTGTGCATTTTCGCTCGCCTCGTTATAATTTTCACCGCTAACAAGTACATTTAAGTCCATTGCGAAAAGACTTTCTTTTCTGTTATCGATTCTATCAAGGATCCCAACGCTTTCTTCTTTGGCTGCTGCAAAATTTCTAAATATTGCTTCAGACCATTTTTGTCCAAGGATCCAGGAATGATTTCTATGCACTGTTGCAGTTTTGGATTTAGGCATTTTAATAACTGATGTAGTTATGAAAAAAGTATCCTTGAACTGATTGGTGTCGAGGGCTTTTGATACATAATCCCCTATTTTTTCACCAAAATCTCCTATAAAAGCATATTTTGGAAATGATTGCGGAGCAAGACTTATCCATGCCCGGCCATCATTTTCCATATGTGTGTCTTTTACAACAATTTTTGTATTTGAACTTATTAGCTGGCGGTTAATATACATTGTGTCATCATAAAATGGTATATTTCTTAGATCGTGATTGCCATTAAATAATTCATAAAGGATGGGTTTTAAGTTCTCCGGTTTCTCAAATTCAGGAGCAAAATGGTTAGCTTTTAGAATATTTTTTAATACATCTTTATAGGCAAGAATATTCTCTTTTTTATTTGATTTTATTGAGACATATAAAACGAAGTTTTTAATTCTTGATGTCATAGAGAAAGATGGAGGCTCTTTTGTTTTTTTATAAAAAAACTCAGCCATATTATCGATTGCTTTTTCCATAAGTTCGGAATTGTTGTTGTCTATTTTTGCACGAAACTTATGCTCATTTCTCCATCTTTCAACCATACCTTTTATGTTCTTGCTTCCTATTAATGTAAACTGTATAAAGGTATCATCTGGCAATTTGTTCAGCATCTCTTCTACCGCTTTAGCA
This window harbors:
- a CDS encoding TraC family protein; this encodes MDSMVFFVVAATFITFSLYYIYTRSSAKEDIASLLVKNWNLLFKRYKITDFLPYRIFDDKENIYINNDGSYGVVLRCIPRIRMGESTAKAVEEMLNKLPDDTFIQFTLIGSKNIKGMVERWRNEHKFRAKIDNNNSELMEKAIDNMAEFFYKKTKEPPSFSMTSRIKNFVLYVSIKSNKKENILAYKDVLKNILKANHFAPEFEKPENLKPILYELFNGNHDLRNIPFYDDTMYINRQLISSNTKIVVKDTHMENDGRAWISLAPQSFPKYAFIGDFGEKIGDYVSKALDTNQFKDTFFITTSVIKMPKSKTATVHRNHSWILGQKWSEAIFRNFAAAKEESVGILDRIDNRKESLFAMDLNVLVSGENYNEASENAQVIMSYWNKGGETKALSLDEALGIHHLNFIAALPMGINKEYLFKTTGKYRTMFPDQVAQFIPLEADYKGNTPNLMLISRRAQIAGFDLFKSNINFNAYLVATSGAGKSVLLNMLGFNSYARGDRVFVLDYDNSFLKLCETIDGQYIFLDPQKPISFNPFSEINSFEELMEDLAYLSDFVYMLGSSKSEQRALEDEKLIKTKLQDIIKTLYSEIGNRMEVTHIRDRIKQIEDQRFQDFGDQLGQYCRGGIYSKFLEGKNQFNIKKEFIVVEFKGIENHPDIRDPIIMLLIYHINQMMYLNTGRQNRIQIILDEAHRFLGKNPRMDDFIEQAYRRARKYDGSIILATQGFDDIYNPKTGGLSKAGTVIVNNSSWKWFMKQTETSINMLINSEVFNFNELDKAILRSITTIKGEYSELFMITPEEYKLPYRLIMDKIFYYLTTTDPEDKRRINDLINNGLTLGEAIEYLVNEEEKAA